In Achromobacter xylosoxidans A8, a single window of DNA contains:
- a CDS encoding LysR family transcriptional regulator: MVECGSLAEAARRLDLTPAAIAARVRTLEEELGATLIKRVGRSVKATEAGLKVLERARGVLREVRDLRASASDDAPLGELRLGVSVSALTGIMPIVLARLYRRLPKLAVFIEPGTSNHLYHRVINGDLDAAFIVKPQFNLSKGYAWKLVAEEPLVVLAPPDTASNDAHDLMSTQPFIRYDRNVWGGRLADQYLRQHGIVPRERLEVDGLMGIACMVSEGLGVSLVPDWAPDWLDSRRVKRVPLPGRAPLRRMGILWARHMPHSALAEAFVEEAGLALNLPAERIEGD; encoded by the coding sequence GTGGTCGAATGCGGATCACTGGCGGAGGCGGCGCGCCGGCTGGACCTGACGCCTGCCGCCATCGCGGCACGGGTGCGCACCCTGGAAGAGGAATTGGGCGCCACGCTCATCAAGCGCGTCGGCCGCAGCGTCAAGGCTACCGAGGCGGGCCTGAAAGTGCTGGAGCGCGCCCGCGGCGTGCTGCGCGAGGTGCGGGATCTGCGCGCCAGCGCCAGCGACGATGCGCCTTTGGGCGAACTGCGCCTGGGCGTGTCGGTGTCGGCGCTGACGGGCATCATGCCCATCGTGCTGGCGCGCCTGTACCGGCGCCTGCCCAAACTTGCCGTCTTCATCGAGCCGGGCACGTCCAATCACCTGTATCACCGGGTGATCAACGGCGACCTGGATGCGGCCTTCATCGTCAAGCCCCAGTTCAACCTGTCCAAGGGCTATGCCTGGAAACTGGTGGCGGAAGAGCCGCTGGTGGTGCTGGCGCCGCCCGACACCGCGAGCAACGACGCCCATGACCTGATGAGCACGCAGCCCTTCATCCGCTACGACCGCAACGTCTGGGGCGGCCGCCTGGCGGACCAGTACCTGCGCCAGCACGGCATCGTACCGCGCGAGCGCCTGGAGGTCGACGGCCTGATGGGCATCGCCTGCATGGTGTCGGAAGGATTGGGGGTGTCGCTGGTGCCCGACTGGGCGCCGGATTGGCTGGACAGCCGGCGCGTCAAGCGCGTGCCGCTGCCGGGGCGGGCGCCGCTGCGCCGCATGGGGATCCTCTGGGCCCGGCACATGCCGCATTCGGCGCTGGCGGAAGCGTTCGTGGAAGAAGCCGGGCTGGCCTTGAACCTGCCTGCGGAGCGGATAGAAGGCGATTGA
- a CDS encoding Rne/Rng family ribonuclease, with product MKRMLFNATHQEELRVAIVDGQKLIDLDIETAGREQRKGNIYKGVITRIEPGLEACFVNYGEDRHGFLPFKEVARSFFKEGVDVRSARIQDALREGQELIVQVEKEERGNKGAALTTFISLAGRYLVLMPNNPRGGGVSRRVEGEDRQELRDTMEQLDLPQGMSIIARTAGIGRNVEELQWDLSYLLQLWTAIDGAARDNSAPILIYLESSLVIRAIRDYFSPEIGEILIDTDEIADQATAFMSVVMPDNVQRVKRYRDDIPLFSRFQIEHQIETAYSRTVTLPSGGAIVIDHTEALVSVDVNSARSTRGADIEETALRTNSEAADEVARQLRLRDLGGLIVIDFIDMEDSKNQRAVEQRLRDALHFDRARVQMGKISRFGLMELSRQRLRPALNEGSHITCPRCNGTGVIRDAESSALHVLRLLQEEAMKENTAAVHAQVPVDVATYLLNEKRADITKMEARLKVNLMLIPNKHLETPHHHIERLRHDDPRLEELKTSFELVEAPATDAPWQPREHEIKSRPEALVKGITPSQPAPVSTPAPAAAAPAPAAAGGLGGLFKRLFGWLGGSSEAAKPAPAVQEDSAKRASSGRGKGRSGHDGQERRGERHGSDRNRNRRGESRAEGAEGSEGGRHHVRGNRRPEGERQERGDRHNRNEARGERDTQATQAALASNRPEQAVEAGGEDAGVGRNRRRGRGRNRREEGQSDAPMSEQESMVAALAQTVATALPETKPAPEAAELVAETSETVEQAADGLPGIEGAEGAADPERKRRRRRSRRGRRSPDEAGLAGSDEQLEDGADDDGAEQSEDSAAQPAVSAAQAVEPAPVQQVAAAPAQPQQVEAAPVQVQEAAAAPAEPAKVAATPVAAQQVEPVQAAEAVAQPVQTVASEVTQPVSVQAASEASAPAASEQTPVEAAAVEPVLTPAPAAPVAPAAPVVQETVAPAPAAAPVASQPIVVPAVAPSAKAQALHDVVNAAGLQWVETDPDRHAQTQLRIAAAHTPVRLGRERKPVASVSNEPLVQVETRH from the coding sequence ATGAAGCGCATGCTGTTCAATGCGACGCATCAGGAAGAATTACGCGTCGCTATCGTCGATGGGCAAAAACTCATCGACCTCGACATCGAGACTGCCGGCCGCGAACAACGCAAAGGCAACATCTACAAAGGTGTCATCACCCGGATCGAACCCGGCCTCGAGGCTTGCTTCGTCAACTACGGCGAAGACCGCCACGGCTTCCTGCCCTTCAAGGAAGTAGCCCGCAGCTTCTTCAAGGAAGGCGTGGACGTCCGCAGCGCCCGCATCCAGGACGCCCTGCGCGAAGGCCAGGAACTGATCGTCCAGGTTGAAAAGGAAGAGCGCGGCAACAAGGGCGCCGCCCTGACCACGTTCATCTCGCTGGCTGGCCGCTACCTGGTCCTGATGCCCAACAACCCCCGCGGCGGCGGTGTTTCGCGCCGCGTCGAGGGCGAGGACCGCCAGGAACTGCGCGACACCATGGAGCAGCTCGATCTGCCCCAGGGCATGAGCATCATCGCCCGTACCGCCGGCATCGGCCGCAACGTCGAAGAACTCCAGTGGGACCTGTCCTATCTGTTGCAGCTCTGGACGGCCATCGATGGCGCCGCGCGCGACAACTCCGCGCCCATCCTGATCTACCTGGAATCCAGCCTGGTCATCCGGGCCATCCGCGACTACTTCTCCCCGGAAATCGGTGAGATCCTCATCGATACCGACGAGATCGCCGATCAGGCCACGGCCTTTATGAGCGTGGTGATGCCGGACAACGTCCAGCGCGTCAAACGCTACCGCGACGATATCCCGCTGTTCTCCCGCTTCCAGATCGAACACCAGATCGAAACGGCCTACTCGCGCACGGTGACGCTGCCTTCGGGCGGCGCCATCGTCATCGACCACACCGAAGCCCTGGTTTCCGTGGACGTCAACTCGGCCCGCTCCACGCGCGGCGCCGACATCGAGGAAACCGCGCTGCGCACCAACTCGGAAGCCGCCGACGAAGTGGCCCGCCAGTTGCGTTTGCGCGACCTGGGCGGCCTGATCGTCATCGACTTCATCGACATGGAGGACAGCAAGAACCAGCGCGCCGTCGAACAGCGCCTGCGTGACGCCCTCCATTTCGACCGCGCCCGCGTCCAGATGGGCAAGATTTCGCGCTTCGGCCTGATGGAACTGTCGCGCCAGCGCCTGCGCCCGGCCCTGAACGAAGGCTCGCACATCACCTGCCCGCGCTGCAACGGCACCGGCGTGATCCGCGACGCCGAGTCCAGCGCCCTGCACGTGCTGCGCCTGCTGCAAGAAGAAGCCATGAAGGAAAACACCGCCGCCGTGCACGCCCAAGTGCCGGTCGACGTGGCTACCTACCTGCTGAACGAAAAGCGCGCCGACATCACCAAGATGGAAGCCCGCCTCAAGGTCAACCTGATGCTGATCCCCAACAAGCATCTGGAAACGCCGCACCACCACATCGAGCGCCTGCGCCACGACGATCCGCGCCTGGAAGAACTGAAGACCAGCTTCGAACTGGTTGAAGCTCCGGCCACGGACGCCCCCTGGCAGCCGCGCGAGCACGAGATCAAGTCCCGTCCGGAAGCGCTGGTCAAGGGCATCACGCCTTCGCAGCCCGCTCCGGTTTCGACCCCGGCTCCCGCCGCCGCGGCTCCCGCTCCGGCAGCAGCCGGCGGCCTGGGCGGCCTGTTCAAGCGCCTGTTCGGCTGGCTGGGAGGCAGCTCCGAGGCGGCCAAGCCCGCTCCCGCCGTCCAGGAAGACAGCGCCAAGCGGGCCAGCTCCGGCCGCGGCAAGGGCCGCAGCGGCCATGACGGCCAGGAACGCCGTGGCGAACGCCATGGTTCGGACCGCAACCGCAACCGCCGCGGCGAGTCGCGCGCCGAAGGCGCCGAAGGCAGCGAGGGCGGCCGCCATCACGTGCGCGGCAACCGCCGCCCCGAAGGCGAACGCCAGGAACGCGGCGATCGCCACAACCGCAACGAAGCCCGCGGCGAACGCGACACCCAGGCCACGCAAGCGGCCCTGGCGTCCAACCGTCCCGAGCAAGCCGTGGAAGCCGGCGGCGAAGATGCCGGCGTCGGTCGCAACCGCCGTCGCGGCCGCGGCCGCAACCGCCGCGAGGAAGGCCAGTCCGACGCGCCGATGAGCGAACAGGAAAGCATGGTCGCCGCCCTGGCGCAGACGGTTGCCACCGCCCTGCCCGAAACCAAGCCTGCCCCTGAAGCTGCCGAGCTGGTCGCCGAAACCTCCGAAACCGTCGAACAGGCCGCCGATGGCCTGCCCGGCATCGAAGGCGCCGAAGGCGCGGCCGATCCCGAGCGCAAGCGCCGCCGCCGCCGCAGCCGCCGTGGCCGCCGCAGCCCGGACGAAGCAGGTCTGGCCGGCAGCGATGAGCAGCTCGAAGATGGCGCCGACGATGACGGCGCCGAGCAATCGGAAGACTCCGCTGCCCAGCCCGCCGTGAGCGCCGCGCAAGCCGTGGAGCCGGCCCCGGTCCAGCAGGTCGCAGCCGCTCCGGCCCAGCCTCAGCAAGTCGAAGCCGCTCCGGTGCAAGTCCAAGAGGCTGCAGCCGCACCGGCTGAACCCGCCAAGGTTGCCGCCACTCCGGTTGCAGCCCAACAGGTCGAACCCGTGCAAGCCGCTGAAGCCGTGGCCCAGCCCGTGCAGACGGTGGCCTCCGAGGTAACGCAGCCGGTTTCCGTGCAAGCCGCGAGCGAGGCTTCCGCCCCCGCAGCGTCCGAACAGACACCGGTGGAAGCCGCTGCCGTCGAACCCGTGCTCACGCCCGCCCCTGCCGCCCCCGTCGCCCCTGCCGCGCCGGTGGTCCAGGAAACGGTGGCCCCGGCGCCTGCCGCCGCGCCCGTAGCCAGCCAGCCCATCGTGGTGCCGGCAGTTGCTCCGTCGGCCAAGGCCCAAGCCCTGCATGACGTGGTCAACGCTGCTGGCCTGCAGTGGGTGGAAACCGATCCGGACCGCCACGCACAGACCCAGCTGCGCATCGCCGCGGCGCATACGCCGGTCCGCCTGGGCCGCGAGCGCAAGCCGGTCGCGTCCGTTTCCAACGAGCCGCTGGTTCAGGTCGAAACGCGCCACTAA
- a CDS encoding RluA family pseudouridine synthase produces MRKETSSSKTLSKAPPAVRMVEVDAEQAGQRLDNFLARLCKGVPKTHIYKAIRGGEVRINKGRTSADYRVAEGDVVRIPPLRLPDPGKPRPVPGAEFPVVFEDEALLVVDKPAGVAVHGGSGVSFGVIEQLRAARPGAKFLELVHRLDRETSGLLMVAKKRSALLALHAMLREGKGDKHYLALVEGDWVNDRQHIKLGLSKWTTQSGERRVKVDPDGQSAHTIVTLKQRLGGYSLVDAELRTGRTHQIRVHLAASGFPIVGDDKYGRDEVRAEFARMGFGRMFLHAHQLTLAHPVTGEPLTLTAELPPACRQILKQLESV; encoded by the coding sequence ATGCGCAAAGAAACTTCCTCCTCGAAAACCCTCTCTAAAGCTCCCCCCGCCGTCCGCATGGTGGAGGTCGACGCCGAGCAGGCCGGCCAGCGCCTGGACAACTTTCTGGCCAGACTGTGCAAGGGCGTCCCCAAAACCCACATATACAAGGCCATCCGCGGCGGCGAGGTGCGGATAAATAAGGGACGTACTTCGGCCGACTACAGGGTCGCCGAAGGCGATGTGGTGCGTATTCCGCCCTTGCGCTTGCCCGATCCCGGCAAGCCCCGTCCGGTGCCCGGCGCAGAGTTCCCGGTGGTGTTCGAGGACGAGGCCCTGCTGGTGGTGGACAAGCCCGCTGGCGTGGCGGTCCATGGCGGCAGCGGCGTGTCCTTTGGCGTGATCGAGCAATTGCGGGCAGCCCGGCCCGGCGCAAAATTCCTGGAGCTGGTCCACCGCCTGGACCGGGAAACCTCTGGCCTTTTGATGGTGGCCAAGAAGCGCAGCGCCTTGCTGGCGCTGCACGCCATGCTGCGCGAAGGAAAAGGGGATAAGCACTACCTGGCCCTGGTCGAGGGCGATTGGGTCAATGACCGCCAGCACATCAAGCTGGGCCTGTCCAAGTGGACCACCCAGTCCGGCGAACGCCGGGTAAAGGTCGATCCAGACGGCCAGTCGGCGCACACCATCGTCACACTCAAGCAGCGGCTGGGTGGCTATAGTCTGGTCGACGCTGAATTGCGCACCGGCCGTACCCACCAGATCCGGGTGCATCTGGCCGCCAGCGGCTTTCCCATCGTCGGTGATGATAAATACGGTCGCGATGAGGTGCGGGCGGAGTTCGCTCGCATGGGCTTTGGCAGGATGTTCCTGCATGCCCATCAATTGACCTTGGCCCACCCGGTGACGGGCGAGCCCCTCACGCTTACCGCCGAGCTGCCCCCCGCCTGCCGGCAAATACTGAAACAACTGGAGTCGGTCTGA
- a CDS encoding HAD family hydrolase, translated as MSYSLVVFDWDGTLMDSTHSIVAAIQGACRDLELAVPSASDASWVIGLSLESALRRAVPDLTQAMLPRFLERYRTHYLLRDPELRLFEGVQELLAELAGQNVRLAVATGKSRVGLTRALAATGLGPLFDATRTADETFSKPHPAMLHELMQELDVDPDRVVMVGDTSHDLQMAINAGVHGLGVTYGAHTLKELEGCSPQAVLDSVPKVREWLLPRV; from the coding sequence ATGTCGTATTCGCTGGTCGTTTTTGACTGGGATGGCACCCTGATGGATTCCACGCACAGCATCGTGGCAGCCATCCAGGGCGCCTGCCGCGACCTGGAACTGGCGGTGCCGTCGGCATCCGACGCCAGCTGGGTGATAGGCCTGTCCCTGGAAAGCGCCTTGCGCCGCGCGGTGCCGGACCTGACGCAGGCGATGCTGCCGCGCTTCCTGGAGCGCTACCGCACGCATTACCTGCTGCGCGACCCGGAGTTGCGCCTGTTCGAGGGTGTGCAGGAACTGCTGGCCGAACTGGCGGGGCAGAACGTGCGCCTGGCGGTGGCGACCGGCAAGAGCCGCGTGGGCCTGACCCGCGCGCTGGCCGCAACTGGCCTGGGGCCGCTGTTCGACGCCACCCGTACCGCTGACGAGACTTTCAGCAAGCCGCATCCCGCCATGCTGCATGAACTGATGCAGGAGTTGGACGTGGATCCGGATCGCGTGGTGATGGTGGGTGACACCTCGCACGATCTGCAGATGGCGATCAATGCCGGCGTGCACGGCCTGGGCGTGACCTATGGCGCGCATACCCTGAAGGAACTTGAGGGTTGCTCGCCCCAAGCTGTGCTCGACAGCGTGCCGAAGGTGCGCGAGTGGCTGTTGCCGCGGGTCTAG
- the msrP gene encoding protein-methionine-sulfoxide reductase catalytic subunit MsrP produces MLIRKPDDFLPSEITSEAVWRSRRELMLRAGVVAAAAGLPGWATRSAHAQEAGALPGKANAALSVMDKQTSLADITSYNNYYEFGMDKDDPAANAGKLQTRPWSVSVEGEVGKPRTFSIEELLKLAPMEDRVYRLRCVEGWSMVIPWVGYSLSALLKQTEPTGNAKYVEFVTAVQRENMPGVRSGVLDWPYVEGLRIDEAMNPLAMLVFGVYGRVLPNQNGAPLRLAVPWKYGFKSAKSLVKIRLVEKLPVSSWIKAAPQEYGFYANVNPDVPHPRWSQATERRIGEDGLFSPKRKTLMFNGYGEQVAALYQGMDLKANY; encoded by the coding sequence ATGCTGATACGCAAGCCCGACGATTTTCTTCCGTCCGAGATCACCTCCGAGGCCGTCTGGCGTTCGCGCCGCGAACTGATGTTGCGCGCCGGGGTGGTTGCCGCCGCCGCGGGCCTGCCAGGCTGGGCCACGCGCAGCGCGCATGCCCAGGAGGCCGGCGCGCTGCCGGGCAAGGCCAACGCCGCCCTGAGCGTCATGGACAAGCAGACCTCGCTGGCCGACATCACCTCGTACAACAACTATTACGAGTTCGGCATGGATAAGGATGATCCAGCCGCCAACGCCGGCAAATTGCAGACCCGTCCCTGGAGCGTGAGTGTCGAGGGCGAAGTCGGCAAGCCGCGCACGTTTTCCATAGAGGAACTGCTGAAGCTGGCGCCGATGGAAGATCGCGTCTATCGGCTGCGCTGCGTCGAGGGCTGGTCCATGGTGATCCCCTGGGTGGGGTATTCGCTGTCGGCGCTGCTCAAGCAGACGGAACCCACGGGCAACGCCAAGTACGTGGAATTCGTGACCGCCGTGCAGCGCGAGAACATGCCCGGCGTGCGCTCCGGCGTCCTGGATTGGCCCTACGTGGAGGGCCTGCGTATCGATGAGGCCATGAATCCCCTGGCCATGCTGGTGTTCGGCGTCTACGGCCGCGTGCTGCCGAACCAGAACGGTGCGCCGCTCCGTTTGGCCGTGCCCTGGAAGTACGGTTTCAAGTCGGCCAAGTCCCTGGTGAAGATCCGTCTGGTGGAAAAGCTGCCCGTGTCGTCCTGGATCAAGGCGGCGCCGCAGGAGTATGGCTTCTACGCCAATGTGAACCCGGACGTGCCCCATCCACGCTGGAGCCAGGCCACCGAGCGCCGTATCGGCGAGGACGGCCTGTTCTCGCCCAAGCGCAAGACCTTGATGTTCAACGGTTATGGCGAGCAGGTGGCGGCGCTCTACCAGGGCATGGATCTAAAGGCGAACTATTGA
- the msrQ gene encoding protein-methionine-sulfoxide reductase heme-binding subunit MsrQ: protein MPDGTPQAVPAAPPRKTQLSAKAVGRFKPFLFLLGLTPFARWIWLGVNNGLTANPVEFLTRSSGTWTLVCLLVTLAITPLRRLTGQPALVRLRRMCGLFAFFYGSMHFMAWVWWDRGFDPAGMLRDIGERPFIMVGFAAFVLMAALAATSTQWAMRKLGKRWQSLHRAIYAIGLLAVLHYWWHKAGKNDLTQPALYAAVLALLLGWRLFAWLRARR from the coding sequence ATGCCTGATGGCACTCCGCAGGCGGTTCCCGCTGCGCCGCCACGCAAGACACAGCTTTCTGCCAAGGCGGTAGGGCGTTTCAAGCCGTTCCTGTTCCTGCTTGGGCTGACGCCTTTCGCGCGCTGGATCTGGCTGGGCGTGAACAACGGGCTGACGGCGAATCCCGTCGAGTTCCTGACCCGTTCCTCGGGCACCTGGACCTTGGTCTGCCTGCTCGTGACGCTGGCCATCACGCCGCTGCGCCGGCTGACCGGCCAGCCCGCCCTGGTGCGCTTGCGCCGCATGTGCGGCCTGTTCGCGTTCTTCTATGGGTCCATGCATTTCATGGCCTGGGTCTGGTGGGACCGCGGTTTCGATCCGGCGGGCATGCTGCGGGATATCGGCGAACGTCCCTTCATCATGGTGGGATTCGCGGCGTTCGTGCTGATGGCCGCGCTGGCGGCCACCTCGACGCAATGGGCCATGCGCAAGCTGGGCAAGCGCTGGCAGAGCCTGCATCGCGCCATCTATGCCATCGGGCTGCTGGCGGTGCTGCATTACTGGTGGCACAAGGCAGGCAAGAACGACCTGACTCAACCCGCGCTCTACGCCGCCGTGCTGGCCCTGCTGCTGGGCTGGCGGCTGTTCGCGTGGCTACGCGCGCGGCGCTGA
- a CDS encoding N-acetylmuramoyl-L-alanine amidase, translating to MRRLILAPLAAAILAGCAARGPAGLDLDTSITAVSQASRVRSIVLHYTSVDDARSMELLSKGKVSSHYLVNDAGHVYRLVDESRAAWHAGASSWYGNIAMNSTSIGIEIVNPGWTEGTDGKPVWHPYNDRQLRALTILVRDIAQRHGIAPENIVGHSDIAPQRKVDPGPLFPWKALAASGIGRWYDETGAAEHLARLQIQGAPDVAWFQKQLTRLGYACPQDGALDPATIGALAAFQMHYRPALYDGQPDAETAAIMLAML from the coding sequence ATGCGCCGCCTGATTCTTGCGCCGCTTGCCGCGGCCATCCTGGCAGGGTGCGCCGCGCGCGGCCCCGCCGGCCTGGACCTGGACACTTCGATCACCGCGGTCAGCCAGGCCAGCCGGGTACGCAGCATCGTGCTGCACTACACCAGCGTCGACGACGCCCGTTCGATGGAATTGCTCTCCAAGGGCAAGGTCAGCTCCCATTATCTGGTCAACGACGCTGGACACGTCTACCGGCTGGTGGACGAGAGCCGCGCCGCCTGGCACGCCGGCGCCAGCTCCTGGTACGGCAACATCGCCATGAACAGCACGTCCATCGGCATAGAAATCGTCAATCCAGGCTGGACGGAGGGCACGGACGGCAAGCCCGTCTGGCACCCCTATAACGACCGGCAATTGCGCGCGCTGACCATACTCGTACGCGATATTGCGCAGCGCCACGGCATCGCGCCCGAAAACATCGTGGGCCACAGCGACATCGCCCCGCAGCGCAAGGTCGACCCTGGCCCCCTTTTCCCCTGGAAAGCCCTGGCCGCGTCGGGAATCGGGCGCTGGTATGACGAAACCGGCGCCGCCGAGCACCTTGCGCGCCTGCAGATCCAGGGCGCCCCCGACGTGGCGTGGTTCCAGAAGCAGTTGACGCGGTTGGGCTACGCCTGCCCGCAGGACGGCGCGCTGGATCCAGCCACGATCGGCGCACTGGCCGCCTTCCAGATGCACTACCGGCCGGCGCTGTACGACGGCCAGCCCGACGCCGAAACCGCCGCCATCATGCTGGCGATGTTGTAG
- a CDS encoding SAM-dependent methyltransferase translates to MSGALHLIPVGLGEAPPERWLPAEVRTLAGRLDTYIAENAKTARAFLKLIGTVRPLQEITIHTLNDKVDAAQIKAWLEPALKGAEIGLVSEAGCPAVADPGAKVADAAHRLGIAVKPWVGPSSILLGLMASGLDGQRFAFHGYAPVDPAERAKQLRAWEQHSAKHNQTQLLIETPYRNAAMFATLLASLKGDTKLCVARSVTTVDEWIVTRSVADWKKQPAPQLDKLPTLFLFLAR, encoded by the coding sequence ATGAGCGGCGCGCTGCACCTGATCCCGGTCGGCCTGGGCGAAGCCCCGCCCGAGCGCTGGCTACCCGCCGAGGTCCGCACCCTGGCGGGCCGGCTGGACACCTATATCGCCGAAAACGCCAAGACCGCCCGCGCCTTCCTCAAGCTGATCGGCACCGTCCGGCCGCTGCAGGAAATCACCATCCACACCCTGAACGACAAGGTCGACGCCGCCCAGATCAAGGCCTGGCTGGAGCCTGCGCTCAAGGGCGCGGAAATCGGCCTGGTTTCCGAGGCCGGCTGCCCCGCCGTCGCGGATCCGGGGGCCAAGGTCGCGGACGCCGCTCACCGCCTGGGCATCGCCGTCAAGCCCTGGGTCGGCCCATCCTCCATCCTGCTGGGCCTGATGGCCAGCGGACTGGACGGCCAGCGCTTCGCCTTCCATGGCTACGCGCCTGTGGATCCGGCGGAACGCGCCAAGCAGCTGCGCGCCTGGGAACAGCACTCGGCCAAGCACAACCAGACCCAACTGCTGATCGAAACCCCCTATCGCAACGCCGCCATGTTCGCCACGCTGCTGGCCAGCCTGAAAGGCGACACCAAGCTGTGCGTGGCGCGCTCGGTCACGACCGTCGACGAATGGATCGTCACCCGCAGCGTGGCCGACTGGAAAAAGCAGCCAGCGCCCCAGCTCGACAAGCTGCCCACGCTGTTCCTCTTCCTGGCGCGCTGA
- a CDS encoding Maf-like protein — MPSKPSLILASSSRYRKELLSRLRLPFTAISPDVDETPQSGETPEALALRLSVAKAMAVAAKHPGSIVIGSDQVATVDGQPIGKPGDFPRALAQLRALSGQIVEFHSALAVTDGQRVEKADIVTRCRFRHLTDGAIEAYLRAEEPYDTAGSAKAESLGIALMESIQSDDPTAIIGLPLIALTRMLTQFGLDPLDAPGAAA, encoded by the coding sequence ATGCCTTCAAAGCCTAGCCTGATCCTCGCGTCCAGCTCGCGTTACCGCAAAGAACTGCTGTCCCGCCTGCGCCTGCCCTTCACGGCGATTTCCCCCGATGTAGACGAAACGCCACAGTCCGGCGAAACGCCGGAAGCCCTGGCGCTGCGCCTGTCCGTGGCCAAGGCCATGGCGGTCGCAGCCAAGCATCCCGGCAGCATCGTGATCGGCTCGGACCAGGTGGCCACCGTGGACGGACAGCCCATAGGCAAGCCGGGGGATTTCCCGCGCGCCCTGGCGCAATTGCGGGCCTTGTCGGGTCAAATCGTGGAATTCCACAGCGCCCTGGCCGTCACCGACGGCCAACGGGTGGAAAAAGCCGACATTGTCACGCGCTGCCGTTTCCGCCATTTGACGGACGGCGCCATCGAGGCCTATCTGCGCGCCGAGGAACCCTACGATACCGCAGGCAGCGCCAAGGCGGAAAGCCTGGGCATCGCGCTTATGGAGAGCATCCAGAGCGACGACCCCACCGCCATCATCGGCCTGCCGCTGATCGCACTAACTCGCATGCTGACGCAGTTCGGCCTGGATCCGCTGGACGCCCCTGGAGCCGCCGCATGA